Proteins from a genomic interval of Clostridium scatologenes:
- a CDS encoding NUDIX hydrolase: MINNIKNIFKHRHESIMGHYRKNAVMILLHEKENKINIVFEVRAFNLRHQPGDICLPGGKLEENELPIDGAIRETMEELNLERENLEFVGNMDYVVTPYNFIMYPFIAILNCDNIKPNKDEVDHIFEVPIEFFIKNPPELYKLNLLPKPENSFPYKLIRNGKDYTFRTGCVPEYFYKYKDYVIWGFTAFIIKNFVDIINTK; encoded by the coding sequence ATGATAAACAACATAAAAAATATATTCAAACATAGACATGAAAGCATAATGGGACATTATAGAAAAAATGCAGTAATGATTTTACTCCATGAAAAAGAAAATAAAATCAATATAGTTTTTGAAGTACGAGCTTTTAATTTAAGACATCAACCTGGTGACATATGCCTTCCTGGAGGTAAATTAGAAGAAAATGAATTGCCAATAGATGGTGCAATAAGAGAGACTATGGAGGAACTTAATTTAGAAAGAGAAAACTTAGAATTTGTAGGAAACATGGATTATGTTGTCACCCCTTACAACTTTATAATGTATCCTTTTATAGCAATTTTAAATTGTGACAACATAAAGCCCAATAAAGATGAAGTGGATCATATTTTCGAAGTTCCTATAGAATTTTTCATAAAAAATCCTCCAGAACTTTATAAACTAAATTTGCTTCCTAAACCAGAAAATTCATTTCCATATAAACTCATAAGAAATGGAAAGGACTATACATTTCGTACTGGATGTGTTCCTGAATACTTTTATAAGTATAAAGATTATGTAATATGGGGCTTTACAGCTTTTATTATAAAAAATTTTGTGGACATAATTAACACTAAATAA
- a CDS encoding PocR ligand-binding domain-containing protein, translating into MSKTVSSNDVDLNLIEIKDVINIDLLQKFQDNFAESMDIASVTVDINGKPVTKPSSYTDFCLKFTQSTKVGDDRCAESHKRGGEEAARTGRPHVYTCHAGLIDFAAPILVEGRQIGTILGGQILTSVPDESNLRKTANEIGVNEDGYVEAANKVKVTTEKSVRAAAEVLYIIANALSKIGYEELKIRNMSQVLSENFSQISATMEELSASSVNVTNNQHSLSEEIVSVKNISIEINTILDSIKSIADQTKMLGLNAAIEAARAGEVGRGFGVVATEIRNLSQNSKETALRISDLTSKIENSVDKTIESSNSTLENTEQQSAAIEEVTASLQEITEFVDTLNKLANSNN; encoded by the coding sequence ATGTCAAAGACAGTTAGTAGTAATGATGTTGATTTAAATTTAATAGAGATAAAGGATGTTATTAATATTGATTTACTTCAAAAATTTCAAGATAATTTTGCGGAAAGCATGGATATTGCCAGTGTAACCGTAGATATTAATGGAAAACCAGTAACTAAACCAAGTTCTTATACGGATTTTTGTTTAAAATTCACTCAATCTACTAAGGTAGGTGATGACAGGTGTGCTGAATCACATAAAAGAGGCGGTGAAGAAGCTGCAAGAACAGGAAGACCACATGTTTATACTTGTCATGCAGGATTAATTGATTTTGCTGCACCTATATTAGTAGAAGGTAGACAAATTGGAACAATTTTAGGAGGACAAATATTAACTTCTGTTCCAGATGAATCTAATCTTAGGAAAACTGCAAATGAAATAGGAGTTAATGAAGATGGATATGTGGAAGCTGCAAATAAAGTAAAGGTTACTACTGAAAAAAGTGTAAGAGCAGCTGCAGAAGTTCTCTACATAATTGCTAATGCTTTATCAAAAATAGGCTATGAAGAATTAAAAATTAGAAATATGTCACAAGTGCTTTCAGAGAATTTTAGTCAGATTTCAGCTACAATGGAAGAATTGTCGGCTTCTTCAGTTAATGTCACTAATAATCAACATTCTTTAAGTGAAGAAATAGTTAGTGTGAAAAATATATCAATAGAAATTAATACGATACTTGATTCAATAAAAAGTATAGCTGATCAAACAAAAATGCTTGGCTTAAATGCAGCTATAGAAGCAGCTAGAGCAGGAGAAGTTGGAAGAGGCTTTGGTGTTGTTGCAACGGAAATAAGAAACTTATCTCAAAATTCTAAAGAAACAGCTTTAAGAATATCAGATCTTACAAGTAAGATAGAGAATTCTGTAGATAAAACTATAGAATCATCCAATTCTACATTGGAAAATACAGAACAACAATCTGCTGCAATTGAAGAAGTTACTGCAAGTTTACAAGAAATTACAGAGTTTGTTGATACATTAAATAAGTTAGCAAATTCTAATAATTAA
- a CDS encoding methyl-accepting chemotaxis protein, with protein MKSIKSKITLIISLVCILSLLISSLITYSISYNSIMKESKNGLLTSADKYSEIINGWLDGQGKIVNEIGDSIENMDNLDDGKIKAYFKKKMQNNSYASEIYIAFANKKMLVASDWVPPTDVDFTQRVWYKDAVKKNGLIYSTPYMDAKTKQMMVGIARPVTKNGELIGVLGCDIKIGTITEILEKAKPIENSYAFLIDNENNFLIHANKDFKPTEKGAQNVNKVMNGQLSKIVSDNISTLKDYDGKEKYFVTSKVKISNWTVGFSVPVTEVMKPMKKLVIAFVSIMVAALLVAIAVSIYFGKKIGDPIVTLSKSMKKISNYDLTYDNSCEVLLSHKDEIGQLSNSFIIMQKELIQLIKKIMDGSQDMSASSEELSATTEELTSKFNEINEATKNITDTIQETSASSEEITASIEEVNSNIVELSEKALEGSTVANESKERAIEGSNKGKASIEKTRSIYEDKKQKILKSIEAGKVVDNIKNMAESIANIAEQTNLLALNAAIEAARAGEQGKGFAVVADEVRSLAEQSSESVIVIQNTLEKVHQAFRDSADNSNDILKFINENVDPELGEFKNMGNQYYKDAEFISKMSGEIALMSEKLNTTIEQVNESVQSMAGNAGKSSENAETIKVSIEETSKAVEQVAITAQEQAEFAQGLSDMIQKFKI; from the coding sequence ATGAAAAGTATTAAATCAAAAATAACATTAATAATTTCTTTGGTATGCATTTTGAGCTTATTAATATCATCGTTGATTACTTATTCGATATCTTACAATTCTATAATGAAAGAATCTAAAAATGGACTTTTGACTTCAGCAGACAAGTATTCTGAAATAATTAATGGTTGGCTTGATGGACAAGGAAAGATAGTTAATGAAATTGGTGATTCTATAGAAAATATGGATAATTTAGATGATGGAAAAATAAAGGCATATTTTAAGAAAAAAATGCAAAACAATTCATATGCTTCAGAGATTTACATAGCATTTGCCAATAAAAAAATGCTTGTTGCAAGTGACTGGGTTCCACCTACAGATGTGGATTTCACACAAAGAGTTTGGTATAAAGATGCTGTTAAGAAAAATGGATTAATTTACTCAACTCCATACATGGATGCTAAAACTAAACAAATGATGGTTGGTATAGCTAGACCTGTAACTAAAAATGGTGAATTAATTGGAGTGCTAGGTTGTGATATTAAAATAGGAACGATTACAGAAATTCTTGAAAAGGCAAAGCCTATAGAAAATAGTTATGCTTTTCTAATTGATAATGAAAATAATTTTTTAATTCATGCCAATAAGGATTTTAAACCTACAGAGAAAGGTGCTCAAAATGTTAATAAAGTTATGAATGGGCAGCTTTCCAAAATCGTAAGTGATAACATTAGTACTTTAAAGGATTATGATGGAAAAGAAAAATATTTTGTAACTTCTAAAGTGAAAATAAGTAATTGGACAGTTGGTTTTTCAGTACCTGTAACTGAAGTAATGAAACCAATGAAAAAATTGGTCATAGCTTTTGTTTCAATAATGGTTGCAGCATTATTAGTAGCTATTGCAGTTTCTATATATTTTGGTAAAAAAATAGGTGATCCAATAGTAACATTATCAAAATCTATGAAGAAAATAAGCAATTATGATTTAACTTATGATAATAGCTGTGAAGTTTTATTGTCCCATAAGGATGAAATAGGACAGCTTTCAAATTCGTTTATTATTATGCAAAAGGAATTGATCCAACTGATTAAAAAGATAATGGATGGTTCTCAAGATATGAGTGCTTCTAGTGAAGAACTTTCGGCTACTACTGAGGAGTTGACATCAAAATTTAATGAGATAAATGAAGCAACTAAAAATATAACAGATACAATACAAGAAACAAGTGCTTCTTCAGAAGAAATAACTGCATCTATAGAAGAAGTTAATTCAAATATTGTTGAACTGTCAGAAAAGGCATTAGAAGGAAGTACAGTTGCAAATGAATCTAAAGAAAGAGCAATAGAAGGTAGTAATAAAGGAAAAGCATCTATAGAGAAAACAAGAAGCATTTATGAAGATAAAAAACAAAAAATACTAAAATCAATAGAAGCAGGAAAGGTGGTAGACAATATAAAGAATATGGCTGAATCAATAGCAAATATAGCAGAGCAAACAAATTTACTTGCTCTTAATGCTGCTATAGAAGCAGCTAGAGCTGGTGAGCAAGGTAAGGGATTTGCAGTAGTTGCAGATGAAGTGAGAAGTCTTGCAGAGCAGTCATCAGAATCAGTAATAGTTATTCAAAACACTCTTGAAAAAGTGCATCAAGCATTTAGGGATAGTGCAGATAATAGTAATGATATATTGAAATTTATAAATGAAAATGTAGATCCTGAGCTTGGAGAATTTAAGAATATGGGGAATCAATATTATAAAGATGCAGAGTTTATAAGTAAAATGTCAGGAGAAATAGCTTTAATGTCTGAAAAATTGAATACAACCATAGAACAAGTAAACGAATCAGTACAAAGTATGGCAGGAAATGCTGGAAAATCATCTGAAAATGCAGAAACTATAAAAGTAAGTATTGAAGAAACATCAAAGGCTGTAGAGCAGGTGGCTATAACAGCTCAAGAACAAGCAGAATTTGCTCAAGGCCTTAGTGATATGATTCAAAAGTTTAAAATTTAA
- a CDS encoding nicotinate phosphoribosyltransferase, producing the protein MEYTKNFNIRTGRNLTMLVDFYELTMGNGYLHSDMGERIAYFDMFFRRVPDGGGYCIMAGVQQVIEYLSNLKFSEDDIEYLRNKNSFSEEFLNYLKNFKFSCDVWAIPEGNPVFPNEPLVTVKGPAIQAQFVETMILLTINHQTLIATKANRICRAAGNRPVMEFGSRRAQGYDGAIYGARAAVIGGCSSTACTISEEMFGIPAVGTMAHSWIQLFPTEYEAFKAWADVYPDNCVLLIDTYNVLKSGLPNAIKVFNEILLPKGFRPKGIRIDSGDITYLTKKCREILDESGFSDVQIVISNSLDEFIISDVLSQGACIDSLGVGERLITARSEPVFGGVYKLSAIEDPVGNIVPKIKISENEEKITNPGFKNIYRIYDKKDNKAIADLITLRDEELNLNEPIEIFDPVFTWKKKKIKDYYIKELMVKIFDKGIPVYENPSVMDIKKVVEEETSKMWPEVLRFENPHTYYVDLSKKLWDLKQDLLHKYSNTYEEE; encoded by the coding sequence ATGGAATACACTAAAAATTTCAACATAAGGACTGGAAGAAACCTTACAATGCTAGTGGACTTTTATGAGCTCACAATGGGAAACGGTTACCTGCATAGCGACATGGGTGAAAGAATAGCTTATTTTGACATGTTCTTTAGAAGAGTACCTGATGGTGGTGGATACTGTATTATGGCAGGTGTTCAACAGGTTATAGAGTACTTATCTAATCTAAAATTTTCTGAAGATGATATTGAATATTTAAGAAATAAGAACTCATTTTCCGAGGAATTTTTAAATTATTTAAAAAACTTTAAATTTTCTTGTGATGTCTGGGCTATCCCTGAAGGAAATCCTGTTTTTCCTAATGAACCTTTAGTCACTGTAAAAGGTCCTGCAATTCAAGCACAATTTGTAGAAACTATGATACTTCTTACAATAAATCATCAAACTTTAATAGCTACAAAAGCCAATAGAATTTGTAGAGCTGCAGGAAACAGACCTGTAATGGAATTTGGTTCTAGAAGAGCTCAAGGATATGATGGTGCAATTTATGGAGCAAGAGCTGCTGTTATTGGAGGATGTTCATCAACTGCCTGCACAATATCTGAAGAAATGTTTGGCATACCTGCTGTAGGAACTATGGCTCACAGCTGGATACAACTATTCCCAACAGAATATGAGGCCTTTAAAGCTTGGGCAGACGTATACCCTGATAACTGCGTACTTTTAATAGATACTTATAATGTATTAAAATCCGGCTTACCTAATGCTATAAAAGTATTCAATGAAATTTTACTTCCCAAGGGATTTAGACCTAAGGGTATAAGAATAGATAGTGGAGACATAACTTATCTTACTAAAAAATGTAGAGAAATTCTTGATGAATCAGGTTTTAGCGATGTACAAATAGTTATTTCAAATTCTCTTGATGAATTCATTATAAGTGATGTCTTAAGTCAAGGTGCTTGCATTGATTCCCTTGGAGTAGGTGAAAGACTGATTACAGCAAGGTCTGAACCTGTATTTGGAGGAGTATACAAATTATCTGCCATAGAAGATCCAGTAGGAAATATAGTTCCTAAGATAAAAATAAGTGAAAATGAAGAAAAAATAACCAATCCAGGTTTTAAAAATATATATAGAATATATGATAAAAAAGATAATAAGGCTATCGCAGACTTAATAACTTTACGTGATGAAGAATTAAACTTAAATGAACCTATTGAAATATTTGATCCAGTTTTTACATGGAAAAAGAAAAAAATTAAAGATTATTATATAAAAGAATTAATGGTTAAAATTTTTGATAAAGGAATTCCTGTATACGAAAATCCTAGCGTTATGGATATAAAAAAAGTAGTTGAAGAAGAAACAAGTAAAATGTGGCCAGAAGTTTTAAGATTTGAAAATCCACATACATATTATGTAGATTTATCAAAAAAATTATGGGATTTAAAACAGGATTTGCTTCATAAGTATTCTAATACATATGAAGAAGAATAA
- a CDS encoding MBL fold metallo-hydrolase RNA specificity domain-containing protein has protein sequence MKIEFYGASGCVTGSSHFLKVKDKNILLDCGMYQGKDEKERGNETFNFNPKDVDYVILSHSHIDHSGRIPLLYKQGFKGDVICTEGTKDLCSVMLQDSGHILESEVEWKNRKRARQGLPPLEPLYTEKIANVAMYLFNGYPYDQWIELFDGFKIRFRDAGHLLGSAIIEMLIEDNKKQIKLVYTGDLGNKNIPILKDPTIIDYADYLIMETTYGNRLHTSISSELTDLAKIIKSTFKRGGNVIIPSFAVGRTQEVLYTLNNYVENNILKGVSVYVDSPLASESTAIFSRYHKYYDEEAQEILSKGSDPLSFPGLTFTKSPEESAKLNKVQSGAIIISASGMCEAGRIKHHLKHNLWRKESSIIFVGYQAEGTLGRSIVDGAKKVKLFGEEVVVNAKIYNLHGLSGHADRNGLIEWLEALKAKPEKVILVHGDAEAQESFNELLLSKGYSTYIAKPGDTFTPELTPEKFSVVRNRILSVINSIEDLDSTDKELLIEKIREEIKDI, from the coding sequence ATGAAAATTGAATTCTATGGAGCATCTGGTTGTGTTACTGGATCAAGTCATTTTTTAAAGGTAAAGGATAAAAATATACTTTTGGATTGTGGCATGTATCAAGGAAAGGATGAAAAAGAAAGAGGTAACGAAACCTTTAATTTTAATCCTAAAGATGTAGATTACGTTATTCTATCTCACTCCCATATAGACCATAGTGGTAGAATACCTCTTCTATATAAACAAGGCTTTAAAGGTGATGTTATATGTACAGAGGGTACTAAGGACTTATGCAGCGTAATGCTTCAAGACAGCGGACATATTCTAGAATCAGAAGTTGAATGGAAAAATAGAAAAAGAGCACGTCAAGGTCTTCCTCCACTTGAACCCTTGTACACTGAAAAAATAGCCAATGTTGCTATGTATCTATTTAATGGATATCCATATGATCAGTGGATCGAACTATTTGATGGATTCAAAATAAGATTTAGAGATGCTGGCCATCTTTTGGGTTCAGCTATAATAGAAATGCTTATCGAGGATAATAAAAAGCAAATTAAATTAGTTTATACTGGTGATTTAGGTAACAAGAATATACCTATTTTAAAAGACCCTACAATAATTGATTATGCAGATTACTTAATTATGGAAACCACATATGGAAACAGGCTTCATACTTCCATATCATCAGAACTTACTGATCTTGCCAAAATTATTAAAAGTACTTTTAAAAGAGGAGGAAATGTAATAATTCCATCCTTTGCAGTTGGAAGAACTCAGGAAGTTTTATATACCTTAAATAATTACGTAGAAAATAATATTTTAAAAGGAGTTTCCGTTTATGTGGATAGTCCTTTAGCCTCTGAATCCACAGCTATTTTTTCAAGATATCATAAATATTATGATGAAGAAGCTCAGGAAATCCTGTCCAAAGGAAGTGATCCTTTAAGTTTCCCTGGTTTAACCTTTACTAAGTCTCCTGAAGAGTCTGCAAAGCTTAATAAAGTTCAAAGTGGTGCTATTATAATCTCTGCTAGTGGTATGTGTGAAGCTGGTAGAATAAAACATCATTTGAAACATAACTTGTGGAGAAAAGAAAGTTCTATAATATTTGTAGGATATCAAGCAGAAGGCACTTTAGGAAGAAGCATAGTTGATGGTGCAAAAAAAGTAAAGCTCTTTGGAGAAGAAGTTGTAGTAAATGCTAAGATATATAATTTACATGGCTTATCTGGTCATGCAGATAGGAATGGACTTATAGAATGGCTTGAAGCTTTAAAGGCTAAACCTGAAAAGGTTATTTTAGTTCATGGTGATGCTGAAGCTCAAGAAAGCTTCAATGAGCTGCTTTTATCAAAGGGATATTCTACTTATATAGCTAAGCCCGGCGATACATTTACTCCTGAATTGACTCCTGAAAAATTCAGCGTAGTTAGAAACAGAATCCTTTCAGTTATAAACTCCATAGAAGATTTGGATTCAACGGATAAGGAACTTCTTATTGAAAAAATAAGAGAAGAGATAAAAGATATTTAA
- a CDS encoding tyrosine-type recombinase/integrase, whose amino-acid sequence MTSSPENRIKYFTQNEAAKLFNAIESFQGIHSIRDLAIFRIAYRCGLRASEIALIKLEDYNALKGELYCKRLKGSSNNTIRLDIKTKNVLDEYIAKYRISSESRPLFVSQQNKPISRQTLDYLIKKYCSLANISDKTKYHFHSLKHTTAVHLAESGMDIKELQWWLGHKSVSNTEIYFQFTTKQQEKMYAKLEISCEMV is encoded by the coding sequence ATGACAAGTAGCCCTGAAAATAGAATAAAATATTTTACCCAAAATGAAGCAGCAAAACTTTTTAATGCTATTGAATCTTTTCAAGGCATTCATTCAATTAGAGATTTAGCAATTTTTAGAATTGCATATAGATGTGGTTTGAGAGCATCTGAAATTGCCTTAATAAAATTAGAAGATTATAACGCTTTAAAAGGTGAGCTTTATTGTAAGAGACTAAAAGGAAGTAGTAATAACACTATTAGACTTGATATAAAGACAAAAAATGTTTTAGATGAGTATATAGCTAAATATAGGATATCATCAGAATCAAGACCATTATTTGTAAGTCAACAAAATAAACCTATTTCTAGACAAACTCTTGACTATTTAATAAAAAAGTATTGTTCCCTTGCAAATATTTCTGATAAAACTAAGTATCACTTTCACTCTTTAAAACATACTACAGCTGTGCATCTAGCTGAATCTGGCATGGACATAAAGGAGCTTCAATGGTGGCTTGGTCATAAATCTGTTTCTAACACAGAAATATATTTTCAATTTACAACAAAACAGCAAGAAAAAATGTATGCTAAACTTGAAATAAGTTGTGAAATGGTATAG
- a CDS encoding ATP-dependent helicase produces the protein MIEETLKKEFCYLRDRIIEKRYRYLDLMQREAVLSNENNYVVIACPGAGKTQVIINRIDYLCTFGPIYKTDYIPCSLKAENLELMREYLNDYSSEKNSIIINRIIHSINDMKVNPNNMVVITFTKAAAVNMKKRYINMTGSKITPFFGTFHGLFYKILIRYMGRINIIDSSKTYRIINEVLISFIDSVGDEKVKEVINNISLFKNSKQELEYFKPSIDKDIFIKCFRVYEEYKEENQLMDFDDLQLNAQKVFLENTQLLKAYKKLFKYLLVDEFQDCDGLQIELLQMLGGNGSIFAVGDEDQCIYGFRGSRPDCMVNFNEYFKNGKKIFLQTNYRSNENIVDISKKIILGNKNRNSKIIEANKKTKGIINFFNLSDEKQQALNICKIIKNMCEDNSYSLEDFAVLYRTNLENRSIVDLMLKKEIPFKILDKQYNFFEHFVCKDLIAYLKLSLDITDKESFSRVINKPFRYVSKVHIEKVKKNIYKESCFKILTEIEDLPIFQIKNLERLENDILKLNKMSLRDALNFITKDLGYYDYINDYSGRLKMDSMELKDVIEEFKSSASDYVGIIPFLAHIEDVEEKLKNKSKEDSGVILSTIHSVKGMEFKNVFIINCNEGVIPHINSIPKNVEEERRLFYVGVTRAIDNLTLYSTNMFKGKSAHMSRFIEESGIYKSIREENTEKLKSIFNMGDEITHRTFGKGKIVSYENSYVNIRFDNSIERKFDAYVLKNSDLLVK, from the coding sequence GTGATTGAAGAGACATTAAAAAAAGAATTTTGCTATTTAAGGGATAGAATTATCGAAAAACGTTATAGATATCTTGACTTAATGCAGAGAGAAGCAGTTTTGAGTAATGAAAATAATTATGTTGTTATTGCATGTCCTGGAGCGGGGAAAACTCAAGTTATTATTAATAGGATTGATTATTTGTGTACATTTGGTCCTATATATAAAACAGATTATATTCCTTGTTCCTTGAAAGCAGAGAATTTGGAACTTATGAGGGAATATTTAAATGATTATAGTTCTGAAAAAAACTCAATAATTATAAATAGGATAATACATAGTATAAACGATATGAAAGTCAATCCTAATAATATGGTAGTGATAACTTTTACTAAAGCAGCTGCTGTAAACATGAAAAAAAGATATATAAATATGACTGGCAGCAAAATCACTCCTTTTTTTGGAACATTTCACGGACTTTTTTATAAAATACTTATAAGGTATATGGGAAGGATTAATATAATAGATAGTTCAAAAACTTATAGAATAATAAATGAAGTTTTGATATCCTTTATAGATTCAGTAGGAGATGAAAAAGTAAAAGAAGTAATAAATAACATATCTCTTTTTAAAAATAGCAAACAGGAGTTGGAATATTTTAAGCCAAGCATAGATAAAGATATTTTTATAAAATGCTTTAGAGTATATGAAGAATATAAAGAAGAAAATCAACTTATGGATTTTGATGACCTTCAACTGAATGCACAAAAAGTATTTTTGGAAAATACACAGCTCTTAAAAGCATACAAAAAACTTTTTAAATACCTATTGGTAGATGAATTTCAAGATTGTGATGGTTTGCAAATAGAACTTTTGCAGATGCTTGGAGGTAATGGTTCTATTTTTGCAGTAGGGGATGAAGATCAATGTATTTATGGTTTTAGAGGCTCAAGACCAGATTGTATGGTGAATTTTAATGAATATTTTAAGAATGGAAAAAAGATATTTTTACAGACTAATTATAGAAGTAATGAAAATATAGTAGATATTTCAAAGAAAATAATACTAGGCAATAAAAATAGGAATAGTAAGATCATAGAAGCAAATAAGAAAACTAAAGGTATTATAAATTTTTTTAATTTGAGTGATGAAAAACAACAAGCATTAAATATATGTAAGATAATAAAAAATATGTGTGAGGATAACTCATATAGTTTAGAAGATTTTGCAGTATTGTATAGAACTAATTTAGAAAATAGAAGTATTGTAGATCTTATGCTAAAAAAAGAAATACCCTTTAAAATACTTGATAAGCAGTATAATTTTTTTGAGCATTTTGTATGTAAAGATTTGATAGCTTATTTAAAGTTATCCTTAGATATTACAGATAAAGAAAGTTTCAGTAGAGTAATTAATAAACCTTTTAGGTATGTAAGTAAAGTTCATATTGAAAAAGTGAAAAAGAATATATATAAAGAAAGTTGTTTTAAGATTTTAACGGAAATAGAGGATCTACCTATTTTTCAAATTAAGAATTTAGAAAGATTGGAAAATGACATATTGAAGCTAAACAAAATGAGCTTAAGAGATGCTTTGAATTTTATAACAAAGGATTTAGGTTATTATGATTATATTAATGACTACAGTGGACGATTAAAAATGGACAGCATGGAACTAAAGGATGTAATAGAAGAATTTAAATCTTCAGCATCTGATTATGTCGGTATAATCCCATTTTTAGCTCACATAGAAGATGTGGAAGAAAAGTTGAAAAACAAGTCAAAGGAAGATAGTGGAGTTATATTAAGTACCATACATAGTGTAAAAGGAATGGAGTTTAAAAATGTATTTATTATAAATTGCAATGAAGGGGTAATACCGCATATAAATAGCATTCCTAAAAATGTTGAAGAGGAAAGAAGGTTGTTTTATGTAGGTGTTACAAGAGCTATAGATAATTTAACTTTATACAGTACTAATATGTTTAAAGGAAAATCAGCACATATGTCTAGATTTATTGAAGAATCAGGGATTTACAAGAGCATTAGAGAAGAGAATACAGAAAAGTTAAAGAGTATATTTAATATGGGAGATGAAATTACACATAGAACCTTTGGTAAAGGAAAGATAGTATCTTATGAAAATAGTTATGTAAATATTAGGTTTGATAATTCTATAGAAAGAAAATTCGATGCTTATGTGTTAAAAAATAGTGATTTGCTTGTGAAGTAA
- a CDS encoding D-alanyl-D-alanine carboxypeptidase family protein: MKKKKLPLLLSLIIASSLNFNVLAAENSASKEVEPQIYGKAAITVDMKTGEIIYAKDVDKQMYPASTTKLLTALLLAENKNKNDLLKYTQKAKIQPPSALNTDLHPINIGETMTAQDVMDGLLLYSGNDMAYVIAESIGKDDADFANKMNEKVKQLNLKNTHFVTPNGLHDPNHYTTAYDLSIIADTAFQNPWVRESVGKQKNTIKTSSGTTFVIENRNKLLGKNGCIGGKTGYTSDAGKCLVTVYERDGRKILGVVLKSVYDATDTAVFNDMEKIINWSYAVKPVTLYKAGDIVATKSIKYKPLIIGPEKTINVPICTKEDIVYYDNYVNKNELSKTVNLSNVNTSSLKGESSIGNMIVKERNVTNNYKLYSTVSKSTFVKNNMPYYAAAAAIVLCIVGAGVYVIKKIISLNRRNKRGKYI; the protein is encoded by the coding sequence TTGAAAAAGAAAAAATTACCTTTATTATTATCGCTCATTATTGCTTCTTCTTTAAATTTTAATGTATTAGCTGCAGAGAATTCTGCATCTAAGGAAGTTGAACCTCAAATTTATGGTAAAGCTGCTATAACAGTAGATATGAAAACTGGAGAAATAATTTATGCTAAAGATGTAGACAAGCAAATGTATCCTGCAAGTACTACTAAACTTCTTACAGCATTGCTTCTTGCTGAAAATAAAAATAAAAATGACCTTTTGAAGTATACACAAAAAGCTAAAATTCAGCCACCGTCTGCACTAAATACGGATCTTCATCCTATAAACATAGGTGAAACTATGACAGCACAGGATGTTATGGATGGACTACTTCTTTATTCAGGTAATGATATGGCTTATGTAATAGCTGAAAGTATAGGAAAAGATGATGCTGATTTTGCAAATAAAATGAATGAGAAAGTAAAACAATTGAATTTGAAAAATACTCATTTTGTTACTCCAAATGGGTTACATGATCCAAATCATTATACCACTGCATATGATCTTAGTATTATTGCTGACACAGCTTTTCAAAATCCTTGGGTTAGAGAGTCTGTGGGAAAGCAGAAAAATACAATAAAGACTTCTAGTGGTACTACCTTTGTTATAGAAAATAGAAACAAGCTTTTAGGTAAAAATGGATGTATTGGCGGAAAGACAGGATATACATCTGATGCTGGAAAGTGTCTTGTTACTGTATATGAAAGAGATGGAAGAAAGATTTTAGGTGTAGTTTTGAAATCTGTATATGATGCAACAGATACAGCAGTGTTTAATGATATGGAAAAAATAATAAATTGGAGTTATGCTGTAAAACCTGTTACACTTTATAAGGCAGGAGATATTGTTGCTACAAAGTCTATAAAATACAAACCTTTAATAATTGGACCTGAAAAGACTATAAATGTACCTATATGTACAAAAGAAGATATTGTATACTATGATAATTATGTAAATAAGAATGAATTGAGCAAAACTGTTAATTTATCAAATGTTAACACTTCTAGCTTAAAGGGAGAAAGTTCTATTGGGAATATGATAGTCAAGGAGAGAAATGTAACAAATAACTATAAATTATATTCTACTGTGTCTAAGTCAACTTTTGTTAAAAACAATATGCCTTATTATGCAGCAGCTGCAGCTATAGTTTTATGTATAGTAGGTGCTGGTGTATATGTTATAAAAAAAATTATCAGTTTAAATAGAAGAAATAAAAGAGGAAAATATATTTAA